A single genomic interval of Ammospiza nelsoni isolate bAmmNel1 chromosome 25, bAmmNel1.pri, whole genome shotgun sequence harbors:
- the TMEM39B gene encoding transmembrane protein 39B, whose translation MAGGRRGPNRSSYCRNPLCEPGAAGAAGHSSGSSVTGVRSRTRSGSGTGLSSPPLAAQTVVPLRHCKIPELPVERSVLFELQLFFCHLVALFVHYINIYKTVWWYPPSHPPSHTSLNFHLIDFNVLTVTTIVLARRLIGAVVKEASQSGKVSLPRSILLVLTRFAVLTGTGWSLCRSIIHLFRTYSFLNLLFLCYPFGMYIPFLQLNCDFRKAGLFTQVTNIGPRDTGEVTARGRDYLTVLKETWKQHTRQMYGMEAMPSHACCLSPDLIRNEVEFLKMDFNWRMKEVLVSSMLSAYYVAFVPVWFVKNTQYYDKRWSCELFLLVSISTSVILMQYLLPARYCDLLHKAAAHLGCWQKVDPALCSNVLQHQWTEECMWPQGVLVKHSKNVYKAVGHYNVAVPSDVSHFRFHFFFSKPLRILNILILLEGAVIFYQLYSLISSEKWHQTISLALILFSNYYAFFKLLRDRLVLGKAYSYAASRDSEQKLN comes from the exons ATGGCCGGGGGACGCCGGGGTCCCAACAGGAGCTCCTACTGCCGGAACCCGCTGTGCGagcccggggctgccggggctgccgggCACTCCTCGGGCTCCTCGGTCACTGGCGTGCGCTCCCGCACCAG GAGTGGCTCGGGGACAGGCCTGTCCAGCCCCCCTCTGGCAGCCCAGACCGTCGTCCCCCTGCGGCACTGCAAGATCCCCGAGCTGCCCGTGGAGAGGAGCGTCCTGTTCGAGCTGCAGCTCTTCTTCTGCCACCTGGTCGCCCTCTTCGTCCACTACATCAACATCTACAAGACAGTGTGGTGGTaccctccctcccaccctcctTCTCACACCTCCCTG AACTTTCACCTCATTGACTTCAACGTGCTGACGGTGACAACCATCGTCCTGGCACGGCGCCTCATCGGTGCTGTCGTCAAGGAG GCTTCCCAGAGtggcaaggtgtccctgccacgcTCCATCTTGCTGGTGCTCACTCGCTTCGCCGTGCTCACGGGCACGGGCTGGAGCTTGTGTCGCTCCATCATCCACCTCTTCAGGACCTACTCCTTCCTCAACCTCCTGTTCCTGTGCTACCC GTTTGGGATGTACATCCCCTTCCTCCAGCTGAACTGTGACTTTCGCAAGGCCGGGCTCTTCACCCAGGTCACCAACATTGGCCCCAGGGACACGGGGGAGGTGACAGCCCGGGGCAGGGACTACCTGACAGTGCTCAAGGAGACCTGGAAGCAGCACACGAGGCAGATGTACGGCATGGAGGCCATGCCCAGCCACGCCTGCTGCCTGTCCCCGGACCTGATCCGCAACGAGGTGGAGTTCCTGAAGATGGACTTCAACTGGCGCATGAAGGAGGTGCTGGTGAGCTCCATGCTCAGTGCCTACTACGTGGCCTTCGTGCCTGTGTGGTTTGTCAAG AACACGCAGTACTACGACAAGCGCTGGTCCTGCGAGCTCTTCCTGCTGGTTTCCATCAGCACCTCGGTGATCCTCATGCAGTACCTGCTCCCTGCCCGCTACTGTGACCTGCTCCACAAGGCTgcagcacacctgggctgctggcagaAGGTGGATCCTGCCCTCTGCTCCAACGTGCTGCAGCACCA GTGGACTGAGGAGTGCATGTGGCCTCAGGGGGTGCTGGTGAAGCACAGCAAGAACGTCTACAAGGCCGTGGGTCACTACAACGTGGCCGTGCCCTCGGACGTGTCGCACTTCAGATTCCAC TTCTTTTTCAGCAAACCACTGCGAATCCTCAACATCCTGATCCTGCTGGAAGGAGCTGTCATCTTCTACCAGCTCTACTCGCTGATTTCCTCGGAGAAGTGGCACCAGACGATCTCCCTGGCTCTGATCCTCTTCAGCAATTACTACGCCTTCTTCAAGCTGCTGCGGGACCGCCTGGTGCTGGGCAAAGCCTACTCCTatgctgccagcagggactcAGAGCAGaagttaaattaa